A stretch of the Triplophysa dalaica isolate WHDGS20190420 chromosome 19, ASM1584641v1, whole genome shotgun sequence genome encodes the following:
- the cdc23 gene encoding cell division cycle protein 23 homolog has protein sequence MAATRSSEIGDLVQIKKQLISIIAQCKERGLVHSVKWASELAFSLDPLPLNEIPPQPELTEEDAQDLDALCLAKSYFDLKEYDRSAYFLRGCRSQKAYFLYMYSRYLSGEKKKDDETVDSLGPLEKGQVRNEALRELRVELSKKHSAGELDGFALYLYGVVLRKLDLLKEAVEIFVAATHVLPLHWGSWLELCNLITNIEMLKSLSLPDCWVRDFFMAHMYTELQMIKEALQKYQSLMEAGFAKSTYIISQIAVAYHNIRDIDQALYLFNELREQDPFRIENMDTFSNLLYVRSMKPELSYLAHNLVEIDKYRVETCCVIGNYYSLRSQHEKAALYFQRALKLNPRCLGAWTLMGHEYMEMKNTSAAIQAYRHAIEVNKRDYRAWYGLGQTYEILKMPFYSLYYYRKAHQLRPNDSRMLVALGECYEKLSQQVEAKKCYWRAYSVGDVERMALLKLAKLHEQLNESDDAAQCYIIYIQDIFSCGEQLVHAEVSTALRYLGQYYFKNKLYDEASLCAQRCCDYNDAREEGKALLRQISAVREQGEPSSTDLTLPCVFNPLSNNTTPVRRVSPLDLSSVTP, from the exons ATGGCGGCTACCCGCAGCAGTGAGATTGGCGACTTGgttcaaataaagaaacaacTTATCTCCATTATAGCACAATGCAAGGAAAGAGGGCTCGTCCACAGCGTGAAATg GGCATCTGAGCTGGCATTTTCTCTGGACCCTCTTCCTTTGAATGAGATCCCCCCACAACCTGAGCTAACAGAG GAGGATGCCCAGGATTTGGATGCTCTTTGCTTGGCCAAGTCATATTTTGACCTGAAGGAATACGATCGATCTGCATATTTCCTCCGTGGCTGCCGGAgtcagaaggcgtattttctgtATATGTATTCACGATATCTG TCAGGTGAAAAGAAGAAGGATGACGAAACGGTCGATAGTCTTG GTCCTTTGGAAAAGGGTCAGGTCCGAAACGAAGCCCTGCGAGAGCTGCGGGTGGAGTTGAGCAAAAAACACAGTGCAGGCGAGCTGGATGGATTTGCACTCTATCT CTATGGGGTAGTCCTTCGGAAACTAGATCTGCTAAAGGAGGCGGTGGAGATCTTCGTAGCCGCAACACACGTCCTCCCTCTGCACTGGGGATCATGGCTGGAGCTGTGCAACCTCATCACCAACATTGAAATG CTCAAGTCTTTGTCTCTGCCGGACTGTTGGGTAAGGGATTTCTTCATGGCACACATGTACACGGAACTTCAGATGATCAAAGAGGCACTCCAGAAATATCAGAGTCTAATGGAAGCTGGGTTTGCCAAGAGCACCTACATCATTTCCCAGATCGCCGTGGCTTACCACAACATACGAG ATATAGATCAAGCGTTATATCTGTTTAATGAACTGCGGGAACAGGATCCATTCCGCATCGAGAACATGGACACTTTCTCCAACCTGCTTTATGTTAGG agTATGAAGCCCGAACTCAGCTACTTGGCACATAATCTGGTGGAGATTGATAAATATAGAGTAGAGACATGCTGTGTTATAG GGAACTACTACAGCCTGCGCTCTCAACATGAGAAAGCCGCTCTGTATTTTCAGCGAGCGCTGAAGCTGAATCCACGCTGTCTGGGTGCCTGGACTCTCATGGGTCACGAGTATATGGAGATGAAAAACACATCCGCTGCCATTCAGGCCTACAG ACACGCGATCGAAGTGAACAAAAGGGACTACCGTGCCTGGTACGGACTCGGACAGACCTACGAGATCCTAAAAATGCCTTTCTACTCGCTTTATtactacaggaaagctcatcAGCTCAG gCCGAATGATTCTCGAATGCTTGTAGCTCTTGGTGAATGTTATGAAAAGCTATCACAACAGGTTGAGGCTAAGAAG TGTTACTGGAGAGCGTATTCTGTTGGGGATGTGGAAAGAATGGCTCTTTTAAAGCTAGCAAA GCTTCATGAGCAACTGAATGAATCTGATGATGCTGCACAGTGCTACATAATATACATTCAGGATATTTTCTCATGTGGT GAGCAGTTGGTGCACGCTGAAGTGAGCACCGCTCTGAGATATCTCGGTCAATACTACTTCAAGAACAAACTGTATGATGAGGCGTCTCTTTGCGCGCAGCGCTGCTGTGACTACAATGAC GCCCGTGAGGAAGGCAAGGCTTTGTTGCGACAGATCTCCGCTGTGCGAGAACAAGGAGAGCCTTCTTCTACAGACCTGACCTTGCCCTGCGTCTTCAACCCGCTGTCTAACAACACAACTCCAGTTAGGAGAGTTTCTCCGTTAGATTTATCTTCTGTTACACCGTAG